GTCACGGCCCTCCGTGACGACGAGGACGACGACGTCCGCGGGTTCCTGAAGGTCACCCGCGACATGACCGAGCGCCGCGAGCGCGAACAGAAGGTCGAACACGAGCGCGAGCGCCTCGAGTTCATGAACCGCATCATCCGGCACAACCTGCTCAACGGGATGAACGTGGTCGAGGCCCGCGCGGGCATGCTCGAGGGGCACGTCGACGACCAGATGGCCGGCCACCTCGACACCATCCAGACCCGCATCCGGGACATGATCGACCTCATCGAGACGATGCGGGCGTTCATGCGGGCCATCGTCGAGGGGAAGGAACACGACCCCGAGCCGACCGACCTGGCGCCCATCCTCGAATCCGAGGTCGCCAAGGCGGTCGACGCCTACGACCACGCCCGGGTCGAGGCCGAGGACTTCCCCGACGTCGCGGTGCTGGCGGACGACCTGCTGCCGGAGGTGTTCGAGAACCTGCTGACGAACGCGGTCCAGCACAACGACAGGGAGACCCCGGTCGTCGAGGTGCGGACCGAGGTGACCGACGAGAGGGTCTCCGTGGTGGTCAGCGACAACGGCCCCGGCATCGACGAGGAACTCCGGGACGCCGTCTTCGAGAAGGGACGCAAGGGCTTCGACAGCCCGGGGACCGGCTTCGGGCTCTACCTCGTCCGCGAGATCGTCGACTCCTACGGCGGGCGGGTCGACGCCGAGAACGGCCCCGACGGCGGCGCGGTGTTCACCGTCCACCTGCCGCGGGTGGACTGACGGCTCGGGTAGGGTCACACGAGGCCGGCCCGGCGCTGCCGCTCCGGGGCCGTGGTGTCACACAGGAAGATGATGGTGGAAGTGGGGAAGGGGGGTTCCCCGGTGGTGGAAGTGGTTTCCCAGTGGTGGGAGTGGGGAAGGGGGCGTGTGGTTGGTGTGGGAGACGGGTTCTACCAGTCGAAGGGCAGGAACCCGAGGTCGGCGACGAGGCGCTTGTCCGGGCCGTTCCCGTTACCGTTGTTGCCCTTCTCCTCGTCGTCGTCACCGTCGTCGTTGCCGGGCGCGTCACTCGGCGGGCCGCCGGAGCTGTTGTTGCCGCCGGCCTTGCCGGGCTTGTCCTCGGGCGGCCCCTGCGTGCTGTTGTCGGACTTGCCGGGGGCGTCGGTCGGCGGACCCGCGTGGTCCGGCGCGTTACCCGGGTTGTGCGTCAGGACCCAGTTGGCGATGAGGCGGCCGGGCGCCTCGACGGAGGAGTTGTTGGTGACCTCCTGGACGTAGTCCGTGAGCTGACGCGAGAACTCGTTCATCGCGTCCTCGGAGCTCTGGTTGGTGGTGTTGGTGGTGTTCGTCGTGTTGTCACCGTCGGTCGTGTTCGTGACGTTGTCGCCGTCGGTGGTGTTGTTCGTGGCGTCCGTCGTGTTGTCGTCGGTCGTGTTGTTGTCAGCGACCAGGTCGCTGAGCGAGGCCGACGGACTGCTCGTCTGCACGGTCGTCTGTGGCGAGGCTGCCGCGGCTGCCGGGGCGACCGCCGCTGCGACCAGCAGCAGCGCGCCGAACACCGCGAGTGTCGTCTTTGAGCGCATCATCACGACTCACCATCTGCACAGACATTGCATAAACCCGTACTGACGTTCAGCCTCGTTCACTCGGTTCACCGGCCTCGAACGACCCGGCTGGAATCGTTCATTCAGTTCAAAAACGATGCTCGCGGTTCGTTTCGGAATGGGAACCCAGGATACCAACCGTGCCGAGGATGTCATTCGTCCTAGTATTTATCCATCCTCGCCCCCTGTCTCGACCCATGTTCGGGGAACGGGGGGCCACCTCACCGGTCGGGTTGCTCCTGATGGCGGCGCTCGCGGTGGTGATGGTCGGCGCGGCCGGGGTCGTCGTGTTCGACGCGGTCCCGGGGGTGCTGGCGGACCCGCCGGAGGCGTCGGTCGACGCGACCGTGGCGGCCAACGGCGCGAACGCCCAGACGCTGGTCGTCACCCACCGTGGCGGCGACGCGCTCCCCGTCGAGGAGTTCGTGGTCTTCGTCGACGACGGCGGGACCGTCTCGGAGACGCCCCTCTCGGCGTTCCTGCGTCGGTCGGCAGACAACGACGGGAAACTGCGTGCTGGCGAGGCTTTCGGCACGACGAACCTGCTGTCCAGTTCGCAGGTGACGGTCCGGGTGGTCCACGAGCCGTCGAACACGGTCGTCGCGGAGGCGCGGCCGCCGGTTCCCGATTCCTCGCCGCAGGTCACCGACTTCGACCAGCAGGCACCGACGCAGACCTACGCCGGGAGCCAGAACGGCGACGGCGAGACGACGGCCACCGACGGCGGCGCGACCGTCACGATGCGGGGCAACCAGTGGCGGTACATCGACCACTCCTACAACGTCACGTCGGACACGGTCCTCGCGTTCGAGTTCGACAGCACCGCGGAGGGCGACATCCACGGTATCGGGCTGGCGGACGACAAGGACAATCAGGACGCGAGCCGGGTGGTACAGGTGTTCGGCGTCCAGAACTGGGGCGAGAACGTCAGCCAGTTCTCTGGTGCGGCGTACTACGAACTCGGTGACGGCTGGGTCCGGTACGAGGTGCCCATCGGGCAACTGTACACCGGCAACACCGACTACCTCGTGTTCGTCACGGACTGTGACCCGAACGGCCCGTCCCACCCGGCGAACAAGTGCCCCGCCCAGAATGCCGACGGTGAACCGACCGCCGTCTCCCGGTTCCGCAACGTCCGGGTGTACGAGAACACGAGCTCGCCGGCGATTCGCCCGGTCGCGGCCGGAATCGCGGCCTAATCGGCGCGCTCGGCCAGCGCCGCCGCGTGTTCTCTCGCGTCTGTCTTCACGCGTTCCTCGTCCAGCGTCAGGACCTCGCGGTCCCGCATGAGGACCTGCCCGTCGCACATCGTGTGCCGGACGTCGGAGCCCGCGGCGGCGTAGACGAGGTGGCTCACGAGGTCGTGGGCGGGCGTGAGGTGGGGTGCGTCGAGGTCGAGGACGACGAGGTCGGCGGCTGCGCCGGGCTCGATGCGTCCGCCGGGGAGGCCCGCGGCCGCGGCACTGCCCTCGGTGGCCATCCGGACGACGGCCTCGGCGGGGACCGCGCTGGCGTCGTCGGCCGCGAGCTTGCCGAGCATGGCCGCGTCGCGCATCTCGTCGAACATCGAGAGGTCGTTGTTCGAGGCCGCGCCGTCGGTGCCGAGGCCGACGGTGACGCCGGCATCGAGCAGCTCCTGGACCGGGGCCATCCCGGAGGCGAGCTTCATGTTCGAGGCCGGGCAGTGGACGACCGCGGCACCGGTCTCGGCCAGCAGGTCGTGCTCGGTCGCGTCGGTGTGGACGCCGTGGGCGAGGAAGTCCCCGGGTTCGAGCAGGCCGTGTTCGCGGGCGTATTCGAGGGGGCGCATCCCGTGTTCCGCCACGATGGGCGAGACCTCGTCGGCGGTCTCGTTCGCGTGGATGTGGACCGGGACGCCGGCCTCGCGGGCCTGTGGCACGTACTCCTCGAGGAACTCGGTGGCGACGGTCGTCAGCGAGTGCGGCATGAAGGCGGTCCGGACGCGGCCGTCGGCGGCGCCGTCGAACTCCTTCGCGACCCGGATGCTCTCGGCCGCGTCGTCGTGGGCGGTGTCGGCCTCCTTGGCGACGGTGACGACGCCGTGGCCGACGCGGGCACGCAGGCCGGCTTCCTCGACCGCGTCGACGATCTCGGGGACGTGGAAGTACATGTCCGCGAACGCCGTCGTGCCGGTCTTGATCATCTCCAGCATGCCGAGTTCCGCGCCGATGCGGACGTCCTCGGGGGTGAGCGCCGCCTCGGCCGGCCAGATGTCCTCCTGGAGCCAGGCGTCGAGCTCCTTGTCGTCGGCGTAGCCCCGCAGCAGGGTCATCGCGACGTGGGTGTGGGCGTTCACGAGGCCCGGGACGACGAGGCCGCCCGCGGCGTCGAGTTCGTCGTCGCCGGCGAGGTCGTCGCCGAGTTCCAGAATCTCGCCGGCCGCTGTGTCGACCAGCACGTCCGTCGCTCGAATCGTCAGGTCGGGCAGGAGTACCTGTCCGCCGCTGATGACGCGTTCCATGTCCCGCGCTTTCGCCCCCGCGGCCATGACTCCATCGGGACGGTTTTTCTGGCAGGCGGTCGAAGGGTCGGGTATGTCCGCCAGCGACCCTGCCGACGCCGCCGACGCTGCCGACGCCACGGCCCCCACCAGCGAGGCCGACGCGGCGTCCTCGCCCGCCCGGGACGGCCCTCCAGACTGGACGACCGACGCCCTCCGGCTCGCGTGGCGGGAGCACCGGCCCTACGTCGGGTTCTCCGTCGCGCTGTTCTGTCTCGGCATCCTCGCCGGAATCGCCATCTACCAGGCCGACATCGACCTGTTCGCGGCGATGGGGCTGGAGTCCTTCGGCGACCTCCTCCCCGAGGACCCGACCGCGACGTTCGTCTTCCTGAACAACACGCGGGTGTTCTTCATCTTCATCTTCGGGGCGCTCACCGGCGGCCTGCTCACGCTCGTCGGGCTGCTGTTCAACGGCGTCATCGTCGGCTACGTCGCCTCCCTGGCGGCCGCACAGGCCGGCATCGGCTTCGTCCTGCTCGCGCTCGCGCCCCACGGAATCCTCGAACTGCCGGCGCTGTTCGTCGCCAGCGCGGTCGGCTTCCGGGTCATCGGCGTCGTCGTGAACTACGTGCTGGACCGCCGCGACGAGCTGTGGACCCGTGCCGAGGTGAAGCGGACGCTGTTGCTCGTGCTCGTCGCGTGGGTCGCGCTGGGAGTCGCCGCCGTCGTCGAGATGCACGTGACGACGTGGCTGCTGGAGCAGGTGTTCGGCGGCGCCGGCGCGGCGTGAACCGGCAAGTCGCGGGCAGAGGGAAAGGCAATTCCCCCCTGCCCGCGAAACCCCGGCAAATGCGAATCGCGGTGCCTAACAAGGGCCGACTGCACGACCCGACCATCGACCTGCTGGAACGTGCGGGCCTGCACGTCGTCGACGGGGCCGACCGGAAACTGTACGCCGACACCGTCGACCCGGACGTGTCGCTCCTGTTCGCCCGCGCCGCGGACATCCCCGAGTACGTCGCCGACGGGGCGGCGGACCTCGGCATCACGGGCTTCGACCAGGTCTCTGAGGCCGGCGTCGAGGTCGAGGACCTGCTCGACCTCGGCTTCGGGCAGTGCCGGCTCGTACTGGCCGCGCCGGAGGAGGACGACACCATCGAGACTCCCTACGACCTCGAGGGGCGGACCGTCGCGACCGAGTTCCCCCGCATCACGGAGAACTACTTCGAGGAGCGCAACATCCCGGTCGACATCGCCGAGGTGACCGGCGCGACCGAACTCACGCCCCACGTCGACATGGCCGACGCCATCGTCGACATCACCAGCACGGGCACGACCCTGCGGATGAACCGGCTGGGCATCATCGACGAGGTCCTCAAGTCGTCGGTCCGACTGTTCGCCCGCCCCGACGTCGTGGGCGAGGAGAAGGTCGACCAGATCCGGATGGCACTGAACTCCGTGCTGACGGCCGACGGGAAGCGCTACCTGATGATGAACGCCCCCGAGGACAGGCTCGACCGCATCCGCGAGGTCATCCCCGGGATGGGCGGTCCGACCGTCATGGACATCGCGGGCACCGACAAGGTGGCGGTCCACGCTGTCGTCGACGAGCGCGACATCTTCGAGACCATCAACAGGGTCAAACAGGAGGGTGCGAGCGACGTGCTCGTCACCGAGATAGAGCGCCTCGTCGAGTAACGCCGCCGTCTTCGTTCTCGACTCTGCTACCGGCCGACCTGCGAGAACAGCACCTGCGCCACGCCGATGGCGCCGACGACGACCGACTGCGTGACGAGGTTCTCGCTCGACGTGTCCTGCTGGAGGAAGAGCACGATGGCGGCGACGATTGGCGCGAACCAGACCGCCGCCAGCATCGGGTTCTCGAGCAACCGCGAGGCGACGACGATGGCGACGCCGAGGACGACCAGCGCGGCGAGCAGGCCGTCGCTGGGGTAGGTCCCCGTCGCGCCGACGGCGAAGATGACGACCGCGGCCAGCATGAACGAGAGGCCGCCGCGGGCGATACCGGTGCGCTGGGACTGTTCCATACCCGGACTGCGGGGGTGAGGGACAAAAACCCCGGTATGTCGGGGTGGGGAGGTCGGGTCGCGCCTCGGTGACGCCTACGTCGGCGCGGTCGACAGCAGCGCCACCAGATTGTACAGCGTGAACCCGAGGATGACCGCGACGGTGTAGTGGATGACGGCGACGAAGGCGGTCTCGCGGCGGTCGAGGCCGTACACCCAGTGGATGGCGAAGGCGTCGAGCAGGAGCAGGACCGGGATGACGACCGCGGGGCCGCGGCGCTGGAGCAGGAGCGAGACGGCCGCGAGCAGCGGCCCGACGACGAACGCGGGTTTGACCGGGACGCTGCCGAGGACGTTCCGCGCGGCGATGTGCAGCGTCACCGCGTAGAAGAGGGCCGCCAGCAGGAACGTGCCGAGGAAGGCCACTGGCGAGCCGGTGGCTGGGTCGAGCTGCGCGAGAGCGAGCATACCGGCCATTGGGAGGCCGGTGGCTTGTGCCCTGCTATTCCAGCAGGCCGAGGTCTTCCAGACGCGAGACGATCTTGTCGACCGCGTGCTCGGCGTCGACGGGCTTCTTGCCGCCGGTGATGACGAGCTTGCCGGAGCCGAACAGGAGGGCGACGACCTTCGGCTCGTCGAGGCGGTAGACGAGGCCGGGGAACTGCTCGGGCTCGTACTCGATGTTCTCGAGGCCGAGGCCGATGGCGATGGCGTTCAGGTTGAGGTTACGACCGAGGTCCGCACTGGTGACGATGTTCTGGACGACGATCTCGGGGTCCTCGTTCACCTGGATGTTGAGCTCGCGGAGCTTGTCGAAGACGATGCGGAGGCTCTCGTGCACGTCGTCTGTGCTCTTGGCGCCGGTACAGACGATCTTCCCGGAACGGAAGATCAGCGCCGCAGACTTCGGGTCCTGCGTCCGGTAGACGAGGCCGGGGAACTGCTCCGGGTCGTAGTCCGCACCTTCGAGGTCCATGGCGACGCTCTGGAGGTCGAGTTCCTGGCCGATGCCAGTCGACGCGACCACGTTTTCGATATTGATGGTCTCCTTGGGGTCGGTCATATATCGTCTTAAAAGTCGTATTTAAGGTTTATAAAGGTTGGTGCCGTGTGCGCGTATCACCCGAAACCGACGGACGTGACGGGGTTCGCCGGGGACAGAACCCTCGAATGTTGCCGGTATAAGGCTGACTTGAATCCTTTCGCCGGGGTGACTGACAGGTCGCACGGGGGAGATGACGCGTGCTGGAGCGCGCGCGAGCCGACCCCCACGGACACGGCACCGGGGTCCTCGCCCGTACCGGCCCGCATCACAATCGTATTCAATCCCAGCCGAGTACCAGCACGCGTGTACCTGCTGGAACTCGGCGGCGAGGACGACGCCTTCGCCGCCCGCGAGGCCGGAAACGCCGCCACCGGCGTCGAACGCATCGGGGTCGGGCTCGCGACCGCCGGGAGCGTCGCGCCCGACCGGGTGCGAGGGCTCGCCTACACGCACCGCGCGAGCCGGCTCGTCGGCCGGACCGACGCCGCCATCGACAGCGCGGTCGCCCTGCTCGAGGCGGCCGGTATCGACCGCGAGGGAAGCGTCGCGGTGCGGGCGCGGGACGTCCGCGGCGCCACCGGCATCTCGACCAGCGACGCCGAGCGCGCGCTCGGCCAGGTCCTCGTCGACCGCGGCTTCACGGTCGACCTCGACGACCCCGACCACGAGCTCCGGGCCGTCTTCGCGCCGCTCGAAGAGCCCGACGAGGACGGGGGAGACGGCGACGACGAGACCGACCCGACAGCCGGCGAGGGCGGCGTCTGCGCACTGGGCTGGCTCGCCGTCGAGTCGACCCGCGACTTCGGCGACCGCATGCCGACCGACAAACCGTTCTTCCAGCCCGGGAGCATGGACCCCCTCCTGGCACGTGCCGTCGTCAACATCGCCGGGGCCGCCCCCGGCCAGCGCCTGCTCGACCCGATGTGTGGCACCGGCGGCGTCCTCGTCGAGGCCGGGCTCGTCGGCGCTGACGTGGTCGGCACCGACGCCCAGGCGAAGATGGTCGCGGGTGCGACGGAGAACCTCTCGCACTTCCTCGATTCGGCTGACCACGCCATCGAGGACCCCGGCGACTGGCACGTCTGCCGGGGCGACGCGACCCGCCTCCCCCTGCGCGACGACGCGATAGACGCGGTCGTCTTCGACGCGCCCTACGGCCGCCAGTCGAAGATCGAGACCCACGCACTGGACGACCTCGTCGCCGGCGCGCTCGCCGAGGCCCGCCGGGTGGCCGACCGCTGTGTCGTCGTCGCGGACCGCTCCTGGGTCGAGCAGGCCCGCGCGGCGGGCTGGGCGGTCGAGGACACCTTCGAGCGCCGGGTCCACCGGTCGCTGACCCGGTACGTCGTCGTGCTCGAGTAGGGCTACTCGCTCGACTGGTTCGCCAGCGCCTGCTCGCGCAGCTCCTCCTCGCCGTCACCCTCGACCGTCAGCTCCGGGACGCGGGTCGGCTTCCCGTCCTCGCCCAGTGCCACGAAGGTGAAACAGGCACTCGTCGTCTGCTCGCGCTCGCCCGTCCGTGGGTTCTCGCGGAACGCCCGGAGGAACACCTTGACGCTGGTCCGGCCCGCCTCGAAGACGTAGGACTCGATGAGTGCGGTGTCGCCCACCGGGATGGGGCGCTCGAAGGAGAACTCGTCGACGGCGGCGGTCACACACGAGTTGCCCGCGAACCGCATCGCCGACATCGCGCCGACCTCGTCCATCCACTTCATCAGGTTCCCGCCGTGGACCGCCCCGTAGTTGTTCGCGTGGTTCGGCTGGACGCGCTGGCGGTTCGAGATGTACGTCTCCGAGAGCGACGGCATACCTCCCCGTTCGCGCGGTAGCGGCAAGAGTCCTCGCCAGGGTTCAAATACCGGGCCGGCACAATCCCGGCGTGACCTGAGCGTCGGCGTCGCGTGGGCGAGGCGGGTGTGCGGCCACCCCGCGACGGTTCGAGTCCGGCCGCCTGTTCGCCACGCTATCGAGCGACTGCGTTCTCCACAGAAGACGCCGATTCAGGCCGTCCCGCGCCCCAGCTCCGCCAGCAGGTGCGAGAGGTGGACCCGGTCGGAGGTCCCCTCGCTCATGTCGAGGTCGACCTCGCCCGCCAGCCGGTGCAGGCGCGCCAGGCGGTCGCCGTCGTAGCGCTTGCGGGCCACGCGCAGCACCGAGTCGAGCACCTCCTGCCCGCTGTAGCCCTCGTCGACCAGCAGGTCGTCCAGCGTGGAGCGCGCGTCGGTGAACTCGCCGGCCTCGGCGTCGTCGAGCATCGACTGGATGACCTCCTCGTCGCCGACCTCGCCGATGGTCTCGTAGGCGGTCTGCATCGTCACCTCGCCCTCGTTCGTGTACACCGTCTGCGTGGCGAGGATGGCCTCGCGGAGGTCGCCCTCCGCGTAGCCGGCGACGTACTGGAGGCCGTCGTCGTCGTAGTCGACGCCCTCGGCCTCGACGATGTCCCGGAGGATGTCGACCGTCTCCGCGTTCGTCGCGGCCCGGAGCGACACCGGGAAACAGCGCGAGCGGATCGGCGGGATGAGCTTCGTCGGCTGGCGCGTGCAGATGACGAACTGGGTCGTCCGGTGGTAGCGCTCCATCACCCGGCGCAGCGCCTGCTGGAAGTCGACGCGGATGTCCTCCGCGTTGTCCAGCACGACGGTCTTGTAGTGGCCAGAGACCGGCGCGTAGCTCGCGGACTCCTTGAGCACGTGGTTGATCATGTCGCGCTTGGAGAGGTCGGACTTGCCGACGAGGAACGACTCGAACCGCGGGTCGTTCTTGATCTCGGTCTTCGTCCGGCCGAAGAAGTCCGCGACGTTGATCTCCACGAGGTCGTTCTCGGGGTCCTCGTGGGACTCGCGGGCCAGGGCGCGCACCGCTGCGGTCTTGCCACTCCCGGGCGGGCCGTGGAGGACGAGGTTCATCGGTTCCGAGACGGCCTTCTCGAGGTACTCGCGGGCCTCGTCTTGCGGGAGGTCCGCCAGGTCCGGGGCGTGTGTGTCGGTCCACAGCGGCGCGTCCATCATCGCCGCCTAAGCGAGGACGGCCTAAGAATCGGTCGATTCTCAGGACGACCGGCGGCCGATGGCGATGCCCGCCAGCAGGACCAGCCCCGCACCGGCGACGAGCACCGGCTGGGTGGCGGACTCGGGGAGCAGTGCGCTGTCGCTCGATGCCGCGCCGTCACCGGCACCGGTGGTGTCCCCGGAGGAACCCCCATCGTCCGGTGCCGACCCCTCGCCGTCGGTGCCGGCGCCGTCGGCCATCGCGCCGACCTGGCTCTCGCCGACCGCGACGCCGCCGGGGTCCAGCGACGTGCCGACGTGCTCGCCGTCGCCGTCGTTGACGAGCGTGTCGTCCTCGACGAACCGGAGCCGGGTGGACGCGTCCGAGCCGACCGCCTCGAAGGTGATGCGAGCCAGCGCCGGGTCCGCGCTCCCGCTCGCCCGGGACTGGGTGAGGAACACCCACCCCTCCTCGTTGTTCACGTTGACGACGGGGTCGGGGAAGTCGGCGCCCGATACCTCGGTCACGCGGACGACTGACGGGTCGAAGGTGACGTTCGCCTGGTAGCCGGCGACGTCCTCGCCGGTGGCCGCGAGCGTCACGGTCGTCGTGTCCGCGTCGTTCGCGACCTCGGCGGTCGACAGCGAGAGGGTGGCGTTCGGCTCGGCGTCGGCCGCCGCGATGGTCGTCGGAGAGACGGCGAGCGCCAGACAGCACGCCGCCAGCAGTACGGTCCTCGGGTCTGTGAGTCGGGTGGTGGTCATGGTCGTGGTCGTGTCGGAACGGCGACCGGGTCGGTCGCCGGGGTGCCCGTCGAACGGGCGGTACTGAAAGCCGCGTCGCGGTCGTCTGTGAAAGGACCCTGCACGGGGCGAGGGTGGTCGGCGAGCGATGCGACTCCCGGGTCAGGCGCGTGCCGCGAGCGCGCTCACGTCGATGGCGGTGACGGTGGTGTCCACCGTCGCCGTCAGCTGCTCGTCGACGATCTCCTCGAGGATGAGGGTCACGTCGGCGGAGGTGATGGCGCCGTCCTGGTTCACGTCGGCCAGGTCCTCGTTGAAGGTGGCGCCCGGCGGCAGGTCGCCGACGATGTACTGCTGGACGAGCGTGGCGTCCTGGACGGTGAGCTCGCCGTCCATGTTCACGTCACCCAGCATCCCGTCGGCGGTCGAGACCGCGCCGGGGGTCCACGAGACGAGCGGCGAGGTGCCGTTCTCGTAGGTCACCAGCGAGCTGCCGCGGTCCCAGGTGACGTCGGCCTCCTGGCCGTAGTCGTCCATCAGGACCTCGAACTCGACCTCGACGAACTGTGGGTCGTCGACGCCGTCAGCGACGGCCTGGGCCATGTAGATGGTCCCGTTCTGCTCGTCGACGTTCGTCACCGGGTCGGGCATGTCCTTGCCGGTCACGTCGACCACGGAGAGTTTGTCGGGGTCGTAGTCGAGCCTGGCCTGGTAGCCGGAGAGGTCGTCCAGCGTGTCGGTCCAGACGGTGACCGTGGCGGTCCCATCGGGCTGGACGGTCGTCTCGGTCACGTCGACCGTGCCGGCCGGTTCCGGCGTGTCGGACGCGAACAGCACCGAGTTCGCCAGGATCTGGTCGGCCTCCTCGGTGAACTGCTCGTCCGTGACGAATATCTCGCGACCGAGCGACGACGCGAGGACGTCCCAGCGCTCCCCGTCGACCGCGAGGCCGGCGCCCTTCACGCCCGCGTCGGCGGTGTGGAGGTCAGCGACGACCGTCGAGTCGGCCTGGCCGAACCACGAGTGGTCGTTGAACGTGGTCGCGGTGTGGAGCTGGACCGTCTCGCCGGGTTCGACGACGCCGTCGAGGATCGGGTGGTCGGCGGTCGCCTCGTAGGAGACGATGCCATCACCGAAGCCGTCCCCGGTCGTCCCGGGGGCGCCGATGGCGTCCGACCGGGTCGGGATGCCGTTGCTGTCGCTCCCCCAGTTGTCGAGCCAGACCGTCCCGACCGTGATGTCGGCGGTCGCGGCCGCGAACGCCTCGCCGTTGGCCGGGTCGATGTTCTGCACGACGAAGGTGTCGTAGCTGTCGACGTTCGCGATGGCCTCGTCGGAGCTGATAACGGTCAGCTGGTAGTTCGCGGGCAGCTCCTCGTCGAGGGTGCTCGCGACCGCCGGACCGTACTCGTCGTCGTCATCGACGACGCCGACCTGTTCGAACTCCTCGAACACCTGGGTCGGCCCGGTCGTGGCCTCGACGGACTCGTTCAGCCCCGCGAAGGTGTGGACGACCGAGACGTTCCCGGAGGTGTTCGGGGCGGTCTCGACGGTGACCGTCGCGGTCACGTCGGTCGGCTGGTCGAACTCGACGGGCTGGCCCCACGGGACCTCGTTCCCGTTGACGTACAGCGTGGCGTCGGCCTC
This window of the Haloarchaeobius amylolyticus genome carries:
- a CDS encoding amidohydrolase; the encoded protein is MERVISGGQVLLPDLTIRATDVLVDTAAGEILELGDDLAGDDELDAAGGLVVPGLVNAHTHVAMTLLRGYADDKELDAWLQEDIWPAEAALTPEDVRIGAELGMLEMIKTGTTAFADMYFHVPEIVDAVEEAGLRARVGHGVVTVAKEADTAHDDAAESIRVAKEFDGAADGRVRTAFMPHSLTTVATEFLEEYVPQAREAGVPVHIHANETADEVSPIVAEHGMRPLEYAREHGLLEPGDFLAHGVHTDATEHDLLAETGAAVVHCPASNMKLASGMAPVQELLDAGVTVGLGTDGAASNNDLSMFDEMRDAAMLGKLAADDASAVPAEAVVRMATEGSAAAAGLPGGRIEPGAAADLVVLDLDAPHLTPAHDLVSHLVYAAAGSDVRHTMCDGQVLMRDREVLTLDEERVKTDAREHAAALAERAD
- a CDS encoding AAA family ATPase → MDAPLWTDTHAPDLADLPQDEAREYLEKAVSEPMNLVLHGPPGSGKTAAVRALARESHEDPENDLVEINVADFFGRTKTEIKNDPRFESFLVGKSDLSKRDMINHVLKESASYAPVSGHYKTVVLDNAEDIRVDFQQALRRVMERYHRTTQFVICTRQPTKLIPPIRSRCFPVSLRAATNAETVDILRDIVEAEGVDYDDDGLQYVAGYAEGDLREAILATQTVYTNEGEVTMQTAYETIGEVGDEEVIQSMLDDAEAGEFTDARSTLDDLLVDEGYSGQEVLDSVLRVARKRYDGDRLARLHRLAGEVDLDMSEGTSDRVHLSHLLAELGRGTA
- a CDS encoding TATA-box-binding protein; this encodes MTDPKETINIENVVASTGIGQELDLQSVAMDLEGADYDPEQFPGLVYRTQDPKSAALIFRSGKIVCTGAKSTDDVHESLRIVFDKLRELNIQVNEDPEIVVQNIVTSADLGRNLNLNAIAIGLGLENIEYEPEQFPGLVYRLDEPKVVALLFGSGKLVITGGKKPVDAEHAVDKIVSRLEDLGLLE
- a CDS encoding acyl-CoA thioesterase, with the translated sequence MPSLSETYISNRQRVQPNHANNYGAVHGGNLMKWMDEVGAMSAMRFAGNSCVTAAVDEFSFERPIPVGDTALIESYVFEAGRTSVKVFLRAFRENPRTGEREQTTSACFTFVALGEDGKPTRVPELTVEGDGEEELREQALANQSSE
- a CDS encoding type IV pilin; the protein is MFGERGATSPVGLLLMAALAVVMVGAAGVVVFDAVPGVLADPPEASVDATVAANGANAQTLVVTHRGGDALPVEEFVVFVDDGGTVSETPLSAFLRRSADNDGKLRAGEAFGTTNLLSSSQVTVRVVHEPSNTVVAEARPPVPDSSPQVTDFDQQAPTQTYAGSQNGDGETTATDGGATVTMRGNQWRYIDHSYNVTSDTVLAFEFDSTAEGDIHGIGLADDKDNQDASRVVQVFGVQNWGENVSQFSGAAYYELGDGWVRYEVPIGQLYTGNTDYLVFVTDCDPNGPSHPANKCPAQNADGEPTAVSRFRNVRVYENTSSPAIRPVAAGIAA
- a CDS encoding methyltransferase domain-containing protein, giving the protein MYLLELGGEDDAFAAREAGNAATGVERIGVGLATAGSVAPDRVRGLAYTHRASRLVGRTDAAIDSAVALLEAAGIDREGSVAVRARDVRGATGISTSDAERALGQVLVDRGFTVDLDDPDHELRAVFAPLEEPDEDGGDGDDETDPTAGEGGVCALGWLAVESTRDFGDRMPTDKPFFQPGSMDPLLARAVVNIAGAAPGQRLLDPMCGTGGVLVEAGLVGADVVGTDAQAKMVAGATENLSHFLDSADHAIEDPGDWHVCRGDATRLPLRDDAIDAVVFDAPYGRQSKIETHALDDLVAGALAEARRVADRCVVVADRSWVEQARAAGWAVEDTFERRVHRSLTRYVVVLE
- a CDS encoding DUF7473 family protein, producing the protein MLALAQLDPATGSPVAFLGTFLLAALFYAVTLHIAARNVLGSVPVKPAFVVGPLLAAVSLLLQRRGPAVVIPVLLLLDAFAIHWVYGLDRRETAFVAVIHYTVAVILGFTLYNLVALLSTAPT
- the hisG gene encoding ATP phosphoribosyltransferase; the protein is MRIAVPNKGRLHDPTIDLLERAGLHVVDGADRKLYADTVDPDVSLLFARAADIPEYVADGAADLGITGFDQVSEAGVEVEDLLDLGFGQCRLVLAAPEEDDTIETPYDLEGRTVATEFPRITENYFEERNIPVDIAEVTGATELTPHVDMADAIVDITSTGTTLRMNRLGIIDEVLKSSVRLFARPDVVGEEKVDQIRMALNSVLTADGKRYLMMNAPEDRLDRIREVIPGMGGPTVMDIAGTDKVAVHAVVDERDIFETINRVKQEGASDVLVTEIERLVE
- a CDS encoding stage II sporulation protein M gives rise to the protein MSASDPADAADAADATAPTSEADAASSPARDGPPDWTTDALRLAWREHRPYVGFSVALFCLGILAGIAIYQADIDLFAAMGLESFGDLLPEDPTATFVFLNNTRVFFIFIFGALTGGLLTLVGLLFNGVIVGYVASLAAAQAGIGFVLLALAPHGILELPALFVASAVGFRVIGVVVNYVLDRRDELWTRAEVKRTLLLVLVAWVALGVAAVVEMHVTTWLLEQVFGGAGAA
- a CDS encoding cohesin domain-containing protein; protein product: MTTTRLTDPRTVLLAACCLALAVSPTTIAAADAEPNATLSLSTAEVANDADTTTVTLAATGEDVAGYQANVTFDPSVVRVTEVSGADFPDPVVNVNNEEGWVFLTQSRASGSADPALARITFEAVGSDASTRLRFVEDDTLVNDGDGEHVGTSLDPGGVAVGESQVGAMADGAGTDGEGSAPDDGGSSGDTTGAGDGAASSDSALLPESATQPVLVAGAGLVLLAGIAIGRRSS